One segment of Skermanella rosea DNA contains the following:
- a CDS encoding ABC transporter ATP-binding protein, protein MTMAPGETDDVLLDVRDLTVALPRGAERPHAVEDVSLRIRRNEILCVVGESGSGKSMTAHAIMGLLPKPHVRVAGGQAAYLGRDILAMSDAEQRSLRGGRIAMIFQEPMTALNPLMTVGDQIEESLKAHSAMDRAARRARVLELLEDVGLPDPDRLRRSYPFRLSGGQRQRVMIAMALALEPDLLIADEPTTALDVTTQRQILDLIRKVQAERRMGVMFITHDFGVVAEIATTVAVMQHGKCVEVGPAEQVLNRPRHPYTCELIAAVPHYIEHREDFTKRGDALLTAEKVRKVFHIGGGLFRKGRDLVAGDDISLTIHPGETLGVVGESGSGKSTLGRCIVGLHKADGGRILFQGRDLAGLSRKQFRPVRKDIQMIFQDPYASLNPRHKVADIIAQGPVAFGEPKAKAAARARELLRLVGLPESAADRYPHEFSGGQRQRISIARALALEPKLIIADEPVSALDVSVQRQVLDLLDDIRHRLGLAMLFITHDLRIAAQVCDTIAVMQRGRVVELNSAREVFQNPRHAYTRTLLDAIPGKAWEIPENLRHRHGASGTAGRGAVA, encoded by the coding sequence CTGCTGGACGTCCGCGACCTGACCGTCGCCCTGCCCCGGGGGGCGGAACGGCCCCACGCGGTCGAGGATGTCAGCCTCCGGATCCGGAGGAACGAGATCCTGTGCGTGGTCGGCGAGTCCGGCTCCGGCAAGTCGATGACCGCCCACGCCATCATGGGCCTGCTCCCGAAGCCGCATGTCAGGGTGGCGGGCGGCCAGGCGGCCTATCTCGGCCGCGACATCCTGGCCATGAGCGACGCCGAGCAGCGGTCGCTGCGCGGCGGCCGCATCGCGATGATCTTCCAGGAACCCATGACGGCGCTCAACCCGCTGATGACGGTCGGCGACCAGATCGAGGAGAGCCTGAAGGCGCACTCCGCCATGGACAGGGCGGCCCGGCGCGCCCGCGTCCTGGAACTGCTGGAGGATGTCGGCCTGCCCGACCCGGACCGGCTGCGGCGCAGCTACCCGTTCCGCCTGTCGGGCGGCCAGCGGCAGCGGGTCATGATCGCCATGGCCCTGGCGCTGGAGCCCGACCTGCTGATCGCGGACGAGCCCACGACCGCGCTCGACGTGACGACGCAGCGGCAGATCCTGGACCTGATCCGCAAGGTGCAGGCCGAGCGCCGGATGGGCGTCATGTTCATCACCCACGATTTCGGCGTCGTGGCCGAGATCGCGACCACGGTCGCGGTCATGCAGCATGGCAAGTGCGTCGAGGTCGGGCCGGCCGAGCAGGTGCTGAACCGCCCCCGGCATCCCTACACCTGCGAGCTGATCGCCGCCGTCCCGCACTATATCGAGCACCGCGAAGACTTCACGAAGCGGGGCGACGCCCTGCTGACGGCGGAGAAGGTGCGGAAGGTCTTCCATATCGGCGGCGGCCTGTTCCGCAAGGGTCGCGACCTGGTGGCCGGCGACGACATCAGCCTCACCATCCATCCCGGCGAGACGCTGGGCGTGGTGGGAGAGAGCGGGTCCGGCAAGTCGACGCTGGGCCGCTGCATCGTCGGGCTGCACAAGGCGGACGGCGGGCGCATCCTGTTCCAGGGCCGGGACCTGGCGGGACTGAGCCGGAAACAGTTCCGGCCGGTCCGCAAGGACATCCAGATGATCTTCCAGGACCCCTACGCCTCGCTGAACCCGCGGCACAAGGTGGCGGACATCATCGCCCAGGGGCCGGTGGCGTTCGGGGAACCGAAGGCCAAGGCGGCGGCTCGGGCGCGCGAACTGCTTCGGCTGGTGGGACTGCCGGAGAGCGCTGCGGACCGCTATCCGCACGAGTTCTCCGGCGGGCAGCGCCAGCGCATCTCCATCGCCCGCGCGCTGGCGCTGGAGCCCAAGCTGATCATCGCGGACGAGCCGGTGTCGGCCCTGGACGTGTCGGTGCAGCGGCAGGTGCTCGACCTGCTCGACGATATCCGCCACCGGCTGGGCCTCGCCATGCTGTTCATCACCCACGACCTGCGGATCGCGGCCCAGGTCTGCGACACCATCGCGGTCATGCAGCGGGGCCGCGTGGTCGAGCTGAACAGCGCGCGCGAGGTCTTCCAGAACCCGCGGCACGCCTATACCCGGACCCTGCTCGACGCGATTCCGGGCAAGGCGTGGGAGATCCCGGAAAACCTCCGGCACCGGCACGGCGCTTCCGGCACCGCCGGCCGCGGAGCGGTGGCATGA
- a CDS encoding ketopantoate reductase family protein produces the protein MRKIAVVGAGSIGCLLAARLTTTPAEVTLVARPRAAEAIGRDGITLATPLGRVSRVPVRVTDDALSAGTQDAVFLCVKAHALGGALDTLASLAGPETAVVPMVNGIPWWYPLGQPEPLGSYRLKSVDPDGTLWRAIPADRLVGSVTWVSVEGDGAGRIRHVDDQRFVFGDPLGRRTAAVEGIVELFSLAGFQARGSLDIRSDIWTKLWGNLAFNPLSALTGATMGALCVDPGTRTVARTLMEEARAVAERLGVRFTADIEARIAAAAAVGDFRTSMLQDMEAGRRLEVEAIVRAVAELGALAGVPTPTVETVAALVEMRARQRGGPAGMAA, from the coding sequence ATGAGGAAGATCGCCGTCGTGGGGGCGGGATCCATCGGCTGCCTGCTGGCCGCCCGCCTGACCACGACGCCGGCCGAGGTGACGCTGGTCGCCCGCCCCAGGGCCGCCGAAGCGATCGGCCGGGACGGGATCACCCTGGCGACGCCGCTGGGGCGCGTCTCCCGCGTGCCGGTCCGGGTGACCGACGATGCCCTGTCGGCCGGAACGCAGGACGCGGTCTTCCTGTGCGTGAAGGCCCACGCGCTGGGCGGCGCGCTCGACACGCTGGCCAGCCTCGCCGGGCCGGAGACCGCCGTGGTGCCCATGGTCAACGGCATCCCCTGGTGGTACCCGCTCGGCCAGCCGGAGCCGCTGGGGTCGTACCGGTTGAAGTCCGTGGACCCGGACGGCACGCTGTGGCGGGCGATCCCGGCGGACCGGCTGGTCGGGTCCGTCACCTGGGTCTCGGTCGAGGGCGACGGCGCGGGGCGCATCCGGCACGTGGACGACCAGCGCTTCGTCTTCGGCGACCCGCTCGGCCGCAGGACGGCGGCGGTCGAGGGAATCGTCGAGCTGTTCAGCCTCGCCGGCTTCCAGGCCCGCGGCAGCCTCGACATCCGCTCCGACATCTGGACCAAGCTGTGGGGCAACCTGGCCTTCAACCCGCTGAGCGCCCTGACCGGCGCCACCATGGGGGCGCTGTGCGTCGATCCCGGCACCCGCACGGTGGCCAGGACGCTGATGGAGGAGGCCCGCGCCGTGGCGGAGCGCCTGGGTGTGCGCTTCACCGCCGACATCGAGGCGCGCATCGCGGCGGCCGCCGCGGTCGGCGACTTCAGGACCAGCATGCTTCAGGACATGGAGGCCGGCCGGCGGCTGGAGGTCGAGGCGATCGTCCGCGCCGTGGCCGAACTGGGAGCACTGGCCGGGGTGCCGACGCCGACCGTGGAGACGGTCGCGGCCCTGGTGGAGATGAGGGCCCGCCAGCGGGGCGGCCCCGCCGGCATGGCGGCCTGA
- a CDS encoding histone deacetylase family protein, with product MRSFHHPDTVLHRPPQFLVRGQPKPVPEKPERVQAVLDALVRRGDRLERAPDAGAAPRAAVHSPEYLAFLETAHARWTALPDASPAVIPNVHRGPDMLSYPSGVVGQAGFHMSDTACPIAEGTWAATRAASDCAVAAARVVASGGEAAAYALCRPPGHHAGRDMAGGFCYLNHAAIAAQEALGLLAARGLPPRVAVFDVDVHHGNGTQAIFRERDDVFFVSVHADPMEFYPFMAGHAHERGTGRGEGFTLNLPLPLGTSEEAFLAAVQDGLAAIGRFAPSLLVLSLGFDTFQDDPLAAFGVTTPGFGRLGGIIAAANLPTVLIQEGGYAVDHLAANLSSFLDGFEAVHRLPSAS from the coding sequence ATGCGCAGCTTCCACCATCCCGATACCGTGCTGCACCGGCCGCCGCAGTTCCTGGTGCGCGGCCAGCCCAAGCCGGTGCCCGAGAAGCCGGAGCGCGTGCAGGCCGTGCTCGACGCCCTCGTCCGGCGCGGCGACCGCCTGGAACGGGCTCCGGACGCGGGTGCCGCACCCCGGGCCGCCGTGCATTCCCCGGAATACCTGGCCTTCCTGGAAACCGCCCACGCCCGCTGGACGGCCCTGCCCGACGCCTCGCCGGCGGTGATCCCCAACGTCCATCGCGGGCCGGACATGCTCTCGTACCCGTCCGGCGTGGTCGGTCAGGCGGGCTTCCACATGAGCGACACGGCCTGCCCGATCGCGGAGGGGACCTGGGCCGCCACCCGGGCGGCCTCCGACTGCGCCGTGGCGGCGGCACGGGTCGTCGCCTCGGGCGGAGAGGCGGCGGCCTACGCGCTCTGCCGGCCGCCGGGGCACCATGCCGGCCGCGACATGGCGGGCGGCTTCTGCTACCTGAACCATGCCGCGATCGCGGCGCAGGAGGCGCTGGGTCTGCTGGCGGCGCGCGGGCTGCCGCCGCGCGTGGCGGTGTTCGACGTGGACGTCCACCACGGCAACGGCACCCAGGCGATCTTCCGGGAGCGCGACGACGTGTTCTTCGTGTCGGTCCACGCCGACCCGATGGAGTTCTACCCCTTCATGGCCGGCCATGCGCACGAGCGCGGGACCGGCCGCGGGGAAGGCTTCACCCTCAACTTGCCCCTGCCGCTCGGCACGTCGGAGGAGGCGTTCCTCGCGGCGGTCCAGGACGGCCTCGCCGCCATCGGGCGGTTCGCCCCGTCGCTGCTGGTGCTGTCGCTGGGCTTCGACACCTTCCAGGACGATCCCCTCGCCGCCTTCGGGGTGACGACCCCTGGCTTCGGCCGCCTGGGCGGCATCATCGCGGCGGCGAACCTGCCGACGGTGCTGATCCAGGAGGGCGGCTACGCGGTCGACCACCTCGCCGCGAACCTGTCGAGCTTCCTGGACGGGTTCGAAGCCGTCCACCGCCTCCCTTCCGCCTCGTGA
- a CDS encoding cupin domain-containing protein → MTDTASRPKATPHQHLENGRTRVTEWRFAPGAETGAHTHEYDYVIVPVTRSRMRLEMPDGTVNHAELEPGRSYFRSAGVSHNVINDGDGDLVFVEVEFLEPASVRS, encoded by the coding sequence ATGACCGACACTGCCTCCCGCCCCAAGGCGACGCCGCACCAGCACCTGGAGAACGGGCGTACCCGCGTCACCGAGTGGCGCTTCGCGCCGGGTGCCGAGACGGGCGCCCACACCCACGAGTACGACTACGTGATCGTCCCCGTCACCCGCAGCCGCATGCGGCTGGAGATGCCGGACGGCACGGTGAACCATGCCGAGCTGGAGCCCGGCCGAAGCTATTTCCGCTCCGCCGGCGTGTCGCACAACGTGATCAACGACGGCGACGGCGATCTCGTCTTCGTGGAGGTCGAGTTCCTGGAACCCGCCTCGGTCCGGTCGTAG
- a CDS encoding DMT family transporter: MGLHAAAPAAGTVPGAQGTVAKVALILAIGLFWGGNWPAVKTVLFELPPITLRAIGFSTGALALLAWARARGLPLKVPAAEIPWLAATGLLNILAFNLCTAFAQLMMPTSRAAIIAFTMPVWAALLAIPLLGERPGGRQVVGLALGLGGLLVLLGPEALRGGAGDLAGPFLVVTAAVSWALGTVLMKRRGSWRSHVAVVTGWQYALSALPVIVLAAVLESAPGPASWHLPTWLALGYHLVFSICIAQILWFVIVKRLTVAQSTIATLVIPVVGVAGSILVLGDPLTARVLIALALVVSAVACVMVRRRRSD, encoded by the coding sequence ATGGGCCTGCACGCCGCCGCGCCTGCCGCCGGCACCGTCCCGGGCGCCCAGGGGACCGTCGCGAAGGTCGCGCTGATCCTGGCGATCGGGCTGTTCTGGGGCGGCAACTGGCCGGCCGTGAAGACGGTGCTGTTCGAGCTGCCGCCCATCACGCTCCGCGCCATCGGCTTCTCCACCGGGGCGCTGGCGCTGCTGGCCTGGGCGCGCGCCAGGGGACTGCCGCTGAAGGTGCCTGCGGCGGAAATCCCGTGGCTGGCGGCGACGGGGCTGCTCAACATCCTCGCCTTCAATCTCTGCACGGCCTTCGCGCAGCTGATGATGCCGACCTCGCGCGCCGCCATCATCGCCTTCACCATGCCGGTCTGGGCGGCCCTGCTGGCGATCCCCCTGCTGGGCGAGCGGCCGGGCGGGCGGCAGGTGGTCGGCCTGGCGCTCGGGCTGGGCGGGCTGCTGGTGCTGCTCGGGCCGGAGGCCCTGCGGGGCGGCGCCGGCGATCTCGCGGGACCGTTCCTGGTCGTCACGGCGGCGGTGTCCTGGGCCCTGGGGACCGTGCTGATGAAGCGGCGCGGTTCCTGGCGGAGCCACGTCGCCGTGGTGACCGGCTGGCAGTACGCCCTGTCGGCCCTGCCGGTGATCGTCCTGGCGGCCGTGCTGGAATCAGCGCCGGGGCCTGCCTCCTGGCACCTGCCGACCTGGCTGGCCCTGGGCTATCACCTCGTCTTCTCCATCTGCATCGCGCAGATCCTGTGGTTCGTCATCGTCAAGCGGCTCACGGTGGCCCAATCGACCATCGCCACCCTGGTGATCCCGGTGGTGGGGGTCGCCGGCTCCATCCTGGTGCTCGGCGATCCGCTGACGGCGCGCGTGCTGATCGCCCTCGCCCTGGTGGTCTCCGCCGTGGCCTGCGTCATGGTGCGGCGGCGCCGGAGCGACTGA
- a CDS encoding M20 family metallopeptidase — protein MDKGSVSETGLPDGGLRQAVIDAVDGLQDANVALLSALVREPSTLGNEQGAQVVMASAFADLGLEVDRFAIDEDAIRALPGYSPSVVSYDGRENVVGIHRPREATGRSLILNGHIDVVPEGPAEVWSNPPYEPVVRGGRLYGRGSGDMKAGIAAYTTAFRALRELGFAPAAPVYLQSVVEEECTGNGALACLHRGYRADAAVIPEPFDHTLMTAQLGVMWVRLTVTGKPAHVLDTSAGSNAIESAFALMDRLRRLEERWNEPAHRHPAYAGHRHPVNFNLGRIEGGEWTSSVPSRCTIDVRVGFYPGMTTAEVREAILETVGEARRELGGLRVEVEWRGFQAEGCVIDRGHPMMRLLADSHRTVRGGEPADLAATCTTDARFFNLYGDTPATCYGPEADSIHGIDESVSLDSLRDVTRVLALFMAGWCGLERR, from the coding sequence ATGGACAAAGGCTCGGTATCCGAAACCGGCCTGCCGGACGGCGGGCTGCGGCAGGCCGTCATCGACGCGGTGGACGGGCTTCAGGACGCCAACGTGGCGCTGCTGTCCGCCCTGGTTCGGGAACCGTCCACGCTCGGCAACGAGCAGGGCGCCCAGGTGGTCATGGCGTCGGCGTTCGCCGACCTGGGGCTGGAGGTGGACCGCTTCGCCATCGACGAGGACGCGATCCGCGCCCTGCCCGGCTACTCCCCGTCGGTCGTGTCCTACGACGGGCGCGAGAACGTGGTGGGGATCCACCGGCCGCGCGAGGCGACCGGGCGCTCGCTCATCCTGAACGGCCATATCGACGTGGTCCCGGAAGGGCCGGCGGAGGTCTGGAGCAACCCGCCCTATGAACCGGTGGTGCGCGGCGGGCGGCTCTACGGACGCGGGTCCGGCGACATGAAGGCCGGCATCGCCGCCTATACCACCGCCTTCCGGGCGCTCCGCGAGTTGGGCTTCGCCCCGGCGGCGCCGGTCTATCTCCAGTCCGTGGTGGAGGAGGAGTGCACCGGCAACGGCGCGCTGGCCTGCCTCCACCGCGGCTACCGGGCCGACGCGGCGGTCATCCCCGAGCCCTTCGACCATACCCTCATGACGGCGCAGCTCGGCGTGATGTGGGTGCGCCTGACGGTGACGGGCAAGCCGGCGCATGTGCTGGACACCTCGGCCGGGAGCAACGCCATCGAGAGCGCCTTCGCCCTGATGGACCGGCTGCGCCGGCTGGAGGAGCGCTGGAACGAGCCCGCACACCGGCATCCGGCCTATGCCGGCCACCGGCACCCGGTCAATTTCAACCTGGGACGGATCGAGGGCGGGGAATGGACGTCGTCGGTTCCGTCGCGCTGCACGATCGACGTCAGGGTCGGCTTCTATCCCGGCATGACCACGGCCGAGGTGCGGGAAGCCATCCTGGAAACCGTGGGGGAGGCGCGACGCGAGCTCGGGGGGCTGCGGGTCGAGGTCGAGTGGCGGGGCTTCCAGGCCGAGGGCTGCGTCATCGACCGGGGACACCCGATGATGCGCCTGCTGGCCGACAGCCACCGGACGGTGCGCGGCGGCGAGCCGGCCGACCTGGCGGCGACCTGCACCACCGACGCCCGTTTCTTCAATCTGTACGGAGACACGCCGGCCACCTGCTACGGTCCCGAGGCCGACAGCATCCACGGCATCGACGAGTCCGTGTCGCTCGACAGCCTGCGCGACGTGACGCGCGTCCTCGCCCTGTTCATGGCGGGCTGGTGCGGGCTGGAGCGCCGGTGA
- a CDS encoding ATPase inhibitor subunit zeta, translating to MYPSTERQNGIEAQFSLGQQLLFRAQVRRARRLAAWAAGKRRLTPSQAAEYADVLVGLQMEPRGNRLIVDRVFLDLVRDGCDIPRTLVEREAEHLLTLAEAEIRDTGAPAPRHAPA from the coding sequence ATGTATCCGTCGACCGAGAGACAGAACGGCATCGAGGCGCAGTTCTCGCTGGGTCAGCAGCTCCTGTTCCGGGCGCAGGTCCGCCGGGCGAGGCGGCTGGCCGCCTGGGCGGCCGGAAAGAGGCGGCTGACGCCCTCCCAGGCCGCCGAATACGCCGACGTGCTGGTGGGCCTGCAGATGGAGCCTCGGGGGAACCGGCTGATCGTGGACCGGGTGTTCCTGGACCTGGTCCGCGACGGCTGCGACATCCCGCGGACCCTGGTCGAGCGCGAGGCGGAACATCTCCTGACCCTCGCCGAGGCGGAGATCCGGGACACCGGCGCGCCGGCACCCCGCCACGCCCCCGCCTGA
- a CDS encoding YqhA family protein: MMTIPPLTPTLEPPRQKGAVPEPLPVPADYPHAAPAPRGRGTAANGFDRIVGRLILVSRYLLVIFYLGLVVALGVYAIVYARLIYAMAQDYDEMSGVEALAIILSLIDFALVASLVVMVIISNYENFVGPIVSHRSMTVSWLARLDPGSLKIKIGSTIITISSIYLLKIMIDVEQYRSEVLVWKLAIFFSFILAALALVWIDRIGAVYRDASGRNRILPEQRPPDGPA; this comes from the coding sequence ATGATGACGATTCCGCCCCTGACCCCGACTCTCGAGCCACCCCGCCAGAAGGGCGCGGTGCCCGAGCCCTTGCCGGTGCCGGCGGACTATCCCCACGCCGCCCCGGCGCCCCGCGGGCGGGGCACCGCGGCCAACGGTTTCGACCGGATCGTCGGACGGCTGATCCTGGTCAGCCGCTACCTCCTGGTCATCTTCTACCTGGGCCTGGTGGTAGCACTGGGCGTCTACGCCATCGTCTATGCCCGGCTGATCTACGCCATGGCCCAGGATTACGACGAGATGTCCGGCGTGGAGGCGCTCGCCATCATCCTGTCGCTGATCGACTTCGCCCTGGTGGCCAGCCTGGTCGTCATGGTGATCATCAGCAACTACGAGAACTTCGTCGGTCCGATCGTGTCCCATCGCAGCATGACGGTGTCCTGGCTGGCGCGCCTCGACCCCGGGTCCCTCAAGATCAAGATCGGTTCGACCATCATCACGATCTCGTCGATCTACCTTCTCAAGATCATGATCGATGTCGAGCAGTACCGGAGCGAGGTGCTGGTGTGGAAGCTGGCTATCTTCTTCTCCTTCATCCTGGCCGCCCTCGCCCTGGTGTGGATCGACCGGATCGGCGCGGTCTACCGCGACGCCTCCGGCCGGAACCGCATCCTTCCGGAACAGCGGCCGCCGGACGGCCCCGCGTGA
- a CDS encoding DUF2333 family protein, protein MVLFSETLRLPRRGRIGSPATSWQQRTVRILVVLAVLVTAYLVIGNFASHRIEDDTGFVPPNPVAGGSYTVNMAAALIEREVVTHQWQPNDPWFTPDGLLDNTPNFQQGIISAVGRLSFELLDQLGRARGSSQADPDLERAAGLLQFPGNVWIIDFSKSLMPTIPSEDQYRAALRALVSYNTRLAEGQAVFDRRADSLAATVQRVAADLGSQSALIDAHLERSSGFILNRGADDLFYQNKGKLYAYYLLLREVGRDFERVIQERNLQTVWAQTMESLREAAVLQPTVVLDASTDSAMFASHLASQGFYLLRALVQLNEVTKVLGV, encoded by the coding sequence ATGGTCCTGTTCAGTGAAACCTTGCGCCTGCCCCGGCGCGGCCGGATCGGCAGTCCTGCGACCTCCTGGCAGCAGAGAACGGTGCGGATCCTGGTCGTCCTGGCGGTTCTGGTCACCGCCTATCTGGTGATCGGCAATTTCGCCTCGCATCGCATCGAAGACGACACCGGCTTCGTCCCGCCCAATCCCGTCGCCGGCGGGAGCTACACCGTCAACATGGCGGCGGCCCTGATCGAGCGAGAAGTCGTGACGCACCAATGGCAGCCGAACGATCCCTGGTTCACGCCGGACGGGCTGCTCGACAATACGCCCAATTTCCAGCAGGGCATCATCAGCGCGGTCGGGCGCCTGTCTTTCGAGCTGCTCGACCAGCTCGGCCGTGCGCGCGGGTCGTCCCAGGCGGACCCCGACCTGGAGCGGGCCGCCGGGCTCCTGCAGTTCCCCGGCAATGTCTGGATCATCGACTTCAGCAAGTCGCTGATGCCGACCATCCCCAGCGAGGACCAGTACCGCGCGGCCCTGCGCGCCCTGGTGTCCTACAACACGCGCCTGGCCGAGGGGCAGGCGGTGTTCGACCGGCGGGCCGACAGTCTCGCGGCCACGGTCCAGCGCGTCGCCGCCGACCTGGGATCGCAGTCGGCGCTGATCGACGCGCACCTGGAACGGTCGAGCGGCTTCATCCTCAACCGGGGCGCCGACGACCTGTTCTACCAGAACAAGGGCAAACTCTACGCCTATTACCTGCTGCTGCGGGAGGTCGGCCGCGATTTCGAGCGGGTCATCCAGGAGCGGAACCTACAGACCGTCTGGGCGCAGACCATGGAAAGCCTGCGCGAAGCCGCCGTCCTGCAGCCGACCGTGGTGCTCGACGCCTCCACCGACAGCGCGATGTTCGCCAGCCATCTCGCCAGCCAGGGCTTCTATCTCCTGCGCGCCCTGGTCCAGCTCAACGAAGTCACCAAGGTCCTGGGAGTATGA
- a CDS encoding SPW repeat protein codes for MTRKQIGGSLFAARSPHDVLALIAGIVLFFAPLVAEFGEAGTAVWTAHIVGAVLIAVSAKMLLATADWNKWAYIVLGLATFLAPWVLGFSTVAVASWTHVIVGLAVGAVGIWRLFGPREAETPDQIGPDARST; via the coding sequence ATGACACGGAAGCAAATCGGCGGCTCGCTCTTCGCCGCCCGTTCCCCGCATGATGTCCTGGCGCTGATCGCGGGCATCGTCCTGTTCTTCGCCCCCCTGGTGGCCGAATTCGGCGAGGCCGGCACGGCGGTCTGGACCGCCCATATCGTCGGCGCGGTCCTCATCGCGGTATCGGCGAAGATGCTGCTGGCCACGGCGGACTGGAACAAGTGGGCCTACATCGTTCTCGGGCTCGCCACCTTCCTGGCTCCCTGGGTGCTCGGCTTCTCCACGGTGGCCGTGGCTTCCTGGACCCACGTCATCGTCGGCCTGGCGGTCGGGGCGGTCGGCATCTGGCGGCTCTTCGGACCGCGGGAAGCCGAAACCCCGGACCAGATCGGGCCGGACGCGCGCTCGACCTGA
- a CDS encoding anti-sigma factor family protein, whose product MKPAINEFDLNAYVDGQLSPEREAHVEAILAGEPEDRTHLESLVEQKRLLRAGLAAIPAEEGSFRTLRLERQLAAKLARRERPAAGDWLRRAAAAVLFVASGWGGHMLYAEVSPPMPEYVAEAAGAHLVFADKPLRPADIDPTHPVQMASWLSNELGQTVTIPSLKALSIDFVGGRLLGTKEGPLAHLVYEDEVGHRVTLTIAPHRYQGNTGLKLGQRDAMTLGYWSDATLSYAVVAKTSDAQIAAIASEITEASRSGRTAVGPPAPVD is encoded by the coding sequence ATGAAGCCCGCGATCAATGAATTCGACCTGAACGCCTATGTGGACGGCCAGCTCTCGCCGGAGCGGGAGGCCCATGTCGAGGCGATCCTCGCGGGCGAGCCCGAGGACAGGACGCACCTGGAGTCCCTGGTCGAGCAGAAGCGACTGCTGCGCGCCGGGCTCGCCGCGATCCCGGCCGAGGAGGGTTCGTTCCGGACGCTCCGCCTCGAACGTCAGCTCGCCGCGAAGCTCGCGCGGCGCGAACGCCCCGCCGCGGGCGATTGGCTGCGCCGGGCGGCGGCTGCGGTCCTGTTCGTCGCCTCCGGCTGGGGAGGGCACATGCTCTATGCCGAGGTCTCCCCGCCGATGCCGGAATATGTCGCGGAGGCGGCCGGAGCGCACCTCGTCTTCGCCGACAAGCCGCTCCGACCGGCCGACATCGATCCGACGCATCCGGTCCAGATGGCCTCCTGGCTGTCGAACGAGCTCGGCCAGACGGTCACGATCCCGTCCCTGAAGGCGCTCAGCATCGACTTCGTCGGCGGACGTCTGCTCGGCACCAAGGAGGGGCCGCTTGCCCATCTCGTCTACGAGGACGAGGTCGGGCACCGCGTGACCCTGACCATCGCTCCCCACCGGTACCAGGGCAACACCGGGCTGAAGCTGGGACAGCGCGACGCCATGACCCTGGGCTACTGGAGCGACGCGACGCTGAGCTACGCGGTCGTGGCGAAGACGAGCGACGCGCAGATCGCGGCGATCGCCTCCGAGATAACCGAGGCCAGCCGGAGCGGGCGGACGGCGGTCGGTCCGCCCGCACCGGTGGACTGA
- a CDS encoding sigma-70 family RNA polymerase sigma factor: protein MARQSTIETLHEHVVSLRRFALVLTRNRDDAEDLVQETLTRAIAAIDSYQSGTDLRAWLFRIMNNVHISAARKRQVRDAAGATLPDPVAEATQSLRVEVRQVLAALDELPDSQREAILLMALEDMKYKDAAEILNVPLGTFMSRIARGREALRRAMEGAKSVRLRIVGGCQ from the coding sequence ATGGCGCGTCAGTCGACCATAGAGACGCTTCACGAGCATGTCGTCAGCCTGCGCCGTTTCGCCCTGGTGTTGACGCGGAACCGCGACGATGCGGAAGACCTCGTGCAGGAGACGCTGACGCGGGCCATCGCCGCCATCGACAGCTATCAATCAGGGACCGACCTTCGGGCATGGCTGTTCCGGATCATGAACAACGTGCATATCAGCGCGGCCCGCAAGAGGCAGGTGCGGGATGCCGCTGGCGCCACCCTGCCGGACCCGGTCGCGGAGGCGACCCAGTCGCTGCGGGTCGAGGTCCGGCAGGTCCTCGCCGCGCTGGACGAACTGCCGGACTCGCAACGGGAAGCGATCCTGCTGATGGCGCTCGAAGACATGAAATACAAGGATGCCGCCGAGATCCTCAACGTGCCGCTGGGAACCTTCATGTCCCGCATCGCGCGCGGACGGGAAGCGCTGCGCCGTGCCATGGAGGGTGCAAAAAGCGTGAGGCTCCGGATAGTTGGAGGCTGCCAATGA